A single region of the Vanacampus margaritifer isolate UIUO_Vmar chromosome 13, RoL_Vmar_1.0, whole genome shotgun sequence genome encodes:
- the LOC144062102 gene encoding uncharacterized protein LOC144062102 isoform X9: protein MDINKNSKWCKLRGRLHMLGYDHNLGEESAPLVEQLFSDLVHTTESLRESQRSTDKSEKESLNSDARLARENQALHLDLIMLRGEKAHVTKELKVYISKLDEDLVLLKSLNEQYLREIHSLEKDCKEKARLIRKLRRKDLNAEVQAVDGNNHAVSPPDDSDTNALFQGEVRKLKAQLENSQGHIHHLNIQIDELQETNNTLEEKLKGVRQKSSSKVAEITSKNHELCQEITVIRNLAKKLEQDKKLKLEKAEMKLQDLRVVIRKLQGVNKDLESQLNKDRTQDSDLPEEHEQESRTDHQNDIHNGFTSQEFSDRDLLKSQLGDELGHLKEQNDKFEAMVDFLAAEKSRLEVKVQKMMSVEKVLVLELEGWRNKYGICGMDRLPSRLDAFVKSLEEERNHYRQEAEHYKNVCVSNRRSSPVIKQPDHQSSKAADEIRNLREELQLIEENLQQVTKEKVTLMEKLKKMRLQREALQLNTSEELPEEEHELSEEIIQEAKKDTLEEELGQEQLQPEQRDPTTSVDDLDQKEELSLAEEETQLLTAEKDSLVEKFQKKQLLCEQDTKEISELQKRLKLAEEKIQQLTGEKDAKMKKLKQIQEQDAASSAELTNLKEELHLAKQKISQVLTSKDPIMEELNQMKQEHAKQFSEASAEISKLKKELQQAEEKLQRLISEKGSPMEEFQQKQLQYEEHDTKTSAEKLKLEKKIKEAEDKLQQVKSEKDTQMEELKKIQLEHDEQHSKTCAEIVKLEEKLRLAEETIQQATEDKDGQMEELKVMQKSSSNKSDENSALKEKLGLAENKIQQLTEEMDSLMKELKQKNSSITSDEISNLKEKLRLAEEKIQELNKEKDQQEVEQVQHVDPSANAAAEVLKLKENLKLAEEKIQQLTEEKAKQEVEQLQHVDSSANAAAEVLKMKENLKLAEEKIQQVTEEKDQQEVQHLQHVQASANAAAEVLKMKENLKLAEEKIQQVTEEKDKLEAEHLQQVHASANAAAEVLKMKENVKLAEEKIQQLTEEKDKQEVEKKKQVQHFGPSANASAEVLKMKENLKLAEEKIQQVTEEKDKLEAEHLQHVHASANAAAEVLKMKESLKLAEEKIQHLTEEKDKQEVEVQRSANAAAEILKMKENLKLAEEKIQQVTEEKNKLEVEHLQQVHGSANAAAEVLKMKENLKLAEEKIQQLTKEKDKQEVEKKKQLQHVDPSANSAAEVLKLKEKLRQAEEKIQQLTEEKDRQELEQLQHVDPSANSAAEVLKLKGKLRQAERKIQQLIEEKNRQELEQLQHVDASANAAAEVFKLKEKLRIAEEKIQRVTAEKNSLREQLKGGLTSPLPYGCEQEIRILELQNAIHNVEQEKLELRSQIFALRDRELDARSAALVQNAEEAARQRQAASSLRRQQQQIQDAILDLRQMLSVKNDELQAAHSQMENLKHIIESLSQQVCQHKQEAEALRISFSALCIKKDVLQEDVVTKTKRLAVLQEQLGKKEKNVNNNESHL, encoded by the exons ATGGAtatcaacaaaaacagcaaatggtGCAAACTGAGGGGTCGCCTGCACATGCTGGGCTACGATCACAATCTTGGCGAAGAGTCTGCGCCACTtgttgaacaacttttcag TGATCTGGTCCACACCACCGAAAGCCTGCGCGAATCCCAACGATCAACAGACAAGTCGGAGAAAGAAAGCCTGAACAGTGATGCCCGCCTGGCCCGGGAAAACCAAGCGCTCCACCTTGACCTCATAATGTTGAGGGGCGAGAAGGCCCACGTGACCAAAG AGTTGAAGGTTTACATCTCGAAACTGGACGAAGACCTCGTTTTACTGAAGTCTTTGAACGAGCAGTATTTACGCGAGATCCACAGCCTGGAGAAGGACTGCAAAGAAAAGGCCAGGCTCATCCGTAAACTGCGTCGGAAAGATTTGAACGCGGAGGTGCAGGCAGTAG ATGGAAACAATCATGCTGTGTCCCCGCCTGACGATTCGGACACAAACGCCCTGTTTCAGGGGGAAGTCAGAAAATTAAAAGCACAGCTGGAAAATTCTCAAGGGCACATACATCACTTAAATATCCAA ATTGATGAACTGCAAGAGACTAATAACACACTGGAAGAGAAGCTGAAGGGAGTGCGGCAAAAGTCCTCCAGCAAAGTGGCCGAGATCACCTCCAAGAACCACGAACTGTGTCAAGAGATCACCGTCATCCGCAACCTAGCTAAGAAGCTGGAGCAGGATAAGAAGCTGAAGTTGGAAAAGGCCGAAATGAAATTGCAAGATCTGAGA GTTGTTATCCGGAAGCTACAGGGAGTCAATAAAGATTTGGAAAGTCAGCTGAATAAAGACAGAACG CAGGATTCAGATCTCCCAGAAGAACATGAACAAGAGTCGAGGACTGACCATCAGAATGACATTCACAAT GGATTTACATCTCAGGAATTTTCCGACCGGGACTTACTAAAATCCCAACTTGGAGATGAGTTGGGGCATCTAAAAGAGCAGAATGACAAATTCGAGGCAATGGTGGATTTCCTGGCGGCAGAGAAAAGCAGGCTGGAGGTCAAAGTGCAGAAGATGATGTCCGTTG AGAAAGTCTTGGTGCTGGAATTGGAGGGCTGGCGGAACAAATACGGCATTTGCGGAATGGATCGCTTGCCGTCGCGTCTGGACGCCTTCGTCAAGAGTTTGGAAGAGGAAAGGAATCATTATCGTCAGGAGGCTGAACACTATAAAAACGTTTGCGTTTCCAACAGGCGGAGCAGTCCCGTAATTAAG CAACCTGACCACCAAAGCTCAAAAGCGGCCGATGAAATTCGGAACCTGAGAGAGGAGCTCCAGCTCATAGAAGAAAACCTccagcaagtgacaaaagaaaaagtcactcTGATGGAAAAATTGAAG AAAATGCGGCTGCAGCGCGAGGCACTCCAACTAAATACGTCAGAAGAGCTCCCGGAAGAGGAGCACGAGCTGTCAGAAGAAATAATCCAAGAggcaaaaaaagacacattggAGGAGGAACTTGGG CAAGAGCAGCTGCAACCCGAGCAGCGTGACCCGACCACGTCTGTTGATGATCTGGACCAGAAAGAGGAGCTAAGCCTGGCAGAAGAAGAAACTCAGCTGTTGACAGCTGAAAAAGACTCACTCGTGGAAAAGTTTCAG AAAAAGCAGCTGCTATGTGAGCAAGACACCAAAGAAATATCCGAACTCCAGAAGCGACTCAAATTGGCAGAAGAGAAAATCCAGCAGCTGACGGGTGAAAAagatgcaaaaatgaaaaaattgaaG CAAATACAAGAGCAGGATGCAGCATCATCTGCTGAACTCACAAACCTGAAAGAAGAGCTGCACCTGGCAAAGCAAAAAATCTCACAGGTGTTGACTTCCAAAGATCCAATAATGGAGGAACTGAAT CAAATGAAGCAGGAACATGCAAAGCAATTCTCGGAGGCCTCTGCTGAAATCTCAAAACTTAAAAAGGAGCTCCAACAGGCAGAAGAAAAGCTTCAGCGGTTGATTTCTGAAAAAGGATCACCGATGGAGGAATTTCAG CAAAAGCAGCTGCAGTACGAGGAGCATGATACAAAAACATCCGCTGAGAAGTTGAAACTGGAAAAGAAGATCAAAGAGGCAGAAGACAAACTCCAGCAGGTGAAATCTGAAAAAGACACACAGATGGAAGAATTGAAG AAAATTCAGCTGGAACACGACGAGCAGCACTCAAAAACCTGTGCGGAAATCGTAAAACTGGAAGAGAAACTCAGACTGGCAGAAGAAACAATACAGCAGGCGACGGAAGACAAAGACGGACAGATGGAGGAATTGAAGGTTATG CAAAAGAGCAGTTCAAATAAATCTGACGAAAACTCAGCGCTGAAAGAGAAGCTCGGActggcagaaaataaaatacagcagtTGACTGAAGAAATGGACTCACTTATGAAGGAATTGAAA CAAAAAAACAGCTCAATCACATCTGATGAAATCTCGAACCTAAAAGAGAAGCTCAGACTGGCAGAAGAAAAAATCCAAGAGTTGAACAAAGAAAAAGACCAACAGGAAGTCGAG CAGGTGCAACATGTTGATCCAAGCGCAAATGCAGCTGCTGAAGTTCTTAAATTGAAAGAGAATCTTAAACTGGCAGAAGAAAAAATTCAGCAGTTGACCGAAGAAAAAGCCAAGCAGGAAGTTGAg cagctgcaACATGTTGATTCAAGCGCAAATGCAGCTGCTGAAGTTCTTAAAATGAAAGAGAATCTTAAACTGGCAGAAGAAAAAATCCAGCAGGTGACCGAAGAAAAAGACCAACAGGAAGTCCAG CACCTGCAACATGTTCAGGCAAGCGCAAATGCTGCTGCTGAAGTTCTTAAAATGAAAGAGAATCTTAAACTGGCAGAAGAAAAAATTCAGCAGGTGACCgaagaaaaagacaaactgGAAGCTGAG CACCTGCAACAAGTTCACGCAAGCGCAAATGCAGCTGCTGAAGTTCTTAAAATGAAAGAGAATGTTAAACTGGCAGAAGAAAAAATTCAGCAGTTGACCGAAGAAAAAGACAAGCAGGAAGTTGAG aaaaaaaagcaggtgCAACATTTTGGTCCAAGCGCAAATGCATCTGCTGAAGTTCTTAAAATGAAAGAGAATCTTAAATTGGCAGAAGAAAAAATCCAGCAGGTGACCgaagaaaaagacaaactgGAAGCTGAG CACCTGCAACATGTTCACGCAAGCGCAAATGCAGCTGCTGAAGTTCTTAAAATGAAAGAGAGTCTTAAACTGGCAGAAGAAAAAATTCAGCACTTGACCGAAGAAAAAGACAAGCAAGAAGTTGAG GTTCAGAGAAGCGCAAATGCAGCTGCAGAAATTCTTAAAATGAAAGAGAATCTTAAATTGGCAGAAGAAAAAATCCAGCAGGTGAccgaagaaaaaaacaaactggaaGTTGAG CACCTGCAACAAGTTCACGGAAGCGCAAATGCAGCTGCTGAAGTTCTTAAAATGAAAGAGAATCTTAAACTGGCAGAAGAAAAAATTCAGCAGTTGACCAAAGAAAAAGACAAGCAGGAAGTTGAG aaaaaaaagcagctgcaACATGTTGACCCAAGCGCAAATTCAGCTGCTGAAGTTCTTAAACTGAAAGAGAAGCTCCGACAGGCAGAAGAAAAAATCCAGCAGTTGACAGAAGAAAAAGACAGACAGGAACTTGAG cagctgcaACATGTTGACCCAAGCGCAAATTCAGCTGCTGAAGTTCTTAAACTGAAAGGGAAGCTCAGACAGGCGGAAAGAAAAATCCAGCAGTtgatagaagaaaaaaacagacaggaACTTGAG caGCTGCAACATGTTGACGCAAGCGCAAATGCAGCTGCTGAAGTTTTTAAACTGAAAGAGAAGCTTAGAATAGCAGAAGAAAAAATCCAGCGGGTGACGGCTGAAAAAAACTCTCTGAGGGAGCAATTGAAG GGCGGCCTGACTTCCCCGCTGCCGTACGGATGTGAACAGGAAATCAGGATTCTCGAACTGCAGAATGCCATTCACAAT GTGGAGCAGGAGAAACTGGAGCTGCGTTCGCAGATTTTTGCTCTACGGGACCGTGAACTCGATGCTCGTTCTGCTGCGCTGGTGCAGAATGCGGAGGAGGCGGCGCGGCAGAGACAAGCAGCCTCAAGTCTTAG GCGGCAACAACAGCAGATTCAGGATGCAATTTTGGACCTCCGACAAATGCTGTCTGTAAAGAATGATGAGTTACAAGCCGCTCACTCCCAGATGGAAAACCTGAAACACATAATCG AGTCGCTGAGTCAGCAGGTTTGCCAGCACAAGCAGGAAGCCGAGGCTCTTCGCATTTCTTTCTCGGCGTTGTGCATAAAAAAGGACGTCCTGCAGGAGGACGTGGTGACCAAGACCAAGAGGCTGGCGGTTCTCCAGGAGCAGCTCGGCAAGAAG GAAAAGAATGTGAACAATAATGAATCGCACCTCTGA